TAAAGCCTTTATGGTTTATATGCCACGGCATTGTTAGGATTATTGGACGGATTATTTATCTCTTTATCAGGATTATCGACTTTCTAATTAGCCCTTTTATTGCAATATTCCATAGAATCCATAGAAAACTCTTTAAAAGTCAAGAGAAATGATATATAATCTATGGACTATCGAAATGGGTTCTATTTAGAAAGGATGTGCTGGACATGGTACAAAAACAAAATAGAAAATCACCTGCTACAATCGCGTCCATTAACAAAGAATATGTCCAATCCCTTCAACAAAAAATTGATCGGAAGAAAGCACGTAAAGTCCGTTTGTATCGTAGATTAACAGTTTTTGCGATTGTTGCACTATTAATGCTCGGTTATTTTACGCATTCGTTTTTTGAACAAAAAAAGATTCTGGCGTTAAAAGAACAAGAAAAAACTGAAATGCTCGCCGAATTAAAAGAAGTAGAAGATGAACAAGAAATGTTGTTGAATCAACTTGCAAAACTAGAAGATGACGAGTATATCGCCAAATTAGCAAGACAGGAATATTTTCTATCGGATGACAACGAAATTATTTTTTCAATGCCAAATAAAAAGACTAAAGATAAAAAGAAAACAGATGAAAAAGAGTAGTCTTATTGACACTCTTTTTTTTATTGGTTATAGTAGAAGGTAGTATATTGTTTATTTTCAGGACTTGTGAATATGGTTGGAAGGCTTTTTTACGAAGCCCGCTTAAATCTTAAGGAGGAGCATTTTTTTTATGTCAATAGAAGTAGATAGCAAGTTACAGGGTAAGGTAACGGGGATTACAAATTTTGGAGCGTTCGTTGAACTACCGAACGGTTCAACAGGCCTTGTTCACATTAGTGAAGTCGCGGACAGCTATGTTAAGGACATTAATGAACATTTTAAAGTCGGCGATATGGTTGAAGTGAAAGTGATGAATGTTGGAGCAGATGGTAAAATTGGATTGTCGATTAGACGAGCAAAACCAGAATCTGAACGTCCACAACGTCCGCAACGCCCACGCCAAGGAGGACGTCCAGGTGGAGGACGCCCAAGCGCTGTTCGTCCGGAAAATTTCGAACAGAAAATGGCACGTTTCATGAAAGATAGTGAAGAGCGTCTTTCAACTTTGAAACGAGCAACAGAATCTAAACGCGGCGGTCGAGGTGCAAGAAGAGGGTAACTTGCTAGCTGTTTTACAATAAGA
This genomic window from Sporosarcina sp. Marseille-Q4063 contains:
- a CDS encoding septum formation initiator family protein, producing the protein MVQKQNRKSPATIASINKEYVQSLQQKIDRKKARKVRLYRRLTVFAIVALLMLGYFTHSFFEQKKILALKEQEKTEMLAELKEVEDEQEMLLNQLAKLEDDEYIAKLARQEYFLSDDNEIIFSMPNKKTKDKKKTDEKE
- a CDS encoding S1 domain-containing RNA-binding protein; this translates as MSIEVDSKLQGKVTGITNFGAFVELPNGSTGLVHISEVADSYVKDINEHFKVGDMVEVKVMNVGADGKIGLSIRRAKPESERPQRPQRPRQGGRPGGGRPSAVRPENFEQKMARFMKDSEERLSTLKRATESKRGGRGARRG